A region from the Methanofollis liminatans DSM 4140 genome encodes:
- a CDS encoding carbohydrate-binding domain-containing protein: MKKILAPAVVVLLAIALVFSLFTFFGMNNASGTPPGTTPGEVGTISVAYDRDDLDAGWSDSEVSSIALKGNAITMEGSGATVEGTIITITSAGTYSISGTLDDGQIIVDTDDKETVKLVLNGAAISCSTSAPISVINAEKTVITLADGTENTVTDGSVYIFEDTESNEPNAAIFSKDDLTINGAGSLTVNAHYNNGIQSKDDLRITGGKIIVTAVNDGIKGKDAVAIRDGIITIEAGGDGIQSTNDEDAEKGYVAIEGGTITITAGTDGIQAETGVLISGGTIAISSGGGSTNSSSGTTPGRWEGGTTADEGDTSSSAKGIKAGVAVTITGGTITVDSSDDAVHSNGSITISGGTIVLASGDDGMHADASLEINGGDLRITKCYEGLESAVITINGGTIRIVARDDGINVAGGNDGSSTNGRPGQNTFEASGTYHLYINGGYVVIDATGDGLDSNGSIDMTGGRVIVNGPTNSGNGALDYNGAFKMTGGFLVAAGSAGMAQAPDTSSTRYSVMVTYSSVQAAGTMVHIESADGEDILTFAPAKAYQSVVVCSPDLKEGSTYGVYSGGSSTGTVADGLYAGGTYTAGTQVTGVTISGIVSYAGSSRAAQPGGRSPGGMPQ, translated from the coding sequence ATGAAGAAGATCCTTGCGCCGGCAGTTGTGGTGTTGCTGGCGATCGCTCTTGTCTTTTCACTGTTCACTTTTTTCGGCATGAATAATGCATCCGGTACACCCCCGGGCACGACGCCCGGAGAGGTCGGCACCATCTCCGTTGCATATGACAGAGACGACCTGGATGCAGGATGGAGCGATTCTGAAGTCTCCTCTATTGCACTGAAGGGCAATGCGATCACCATGGAAGGAAGCGGCGCAACGGTTGAAGGAACGATCATCACCATCACCTCTGCCGGAACCTACAGCATCAGCGGCACGCTGGACGACGGGCAGATCATCGTCGACACCGATGACAAAGAGACAGTAAAACTCGTCCTGAATGGAGCGGCGATCTCCTGTTCCACAAGCGCTCCGATCTCTGTCATCAATGCGGAAAAAACCGTGATCACTCTGGCAGACGGCACGGAGAATACCGTGACTGACGGGAGCGTCTATATCTTCGAAGATACGGAATCCAACGAGCCCAACGCGGCAATCTTCAGCAAGGACGACCTCACGATCAACGGTGCCGGTTCGCTGACGGTCAATGCGCACTACAACAACGGCATCCAGAGCAAAGACGACCTCCGGATCACCGGCGGCAAAATCATCGTCACCGCCGTAAACGACGGGATCAAAGGCAAGGACGCGGTTGCGATCAGGGACGGGATCATCACGATCGAAGCGGGTGGCGATGGGATTCAGTCCACCAACGATGAAGACGCCGAGAAGGGATATGTCGCCATCGAAGGCGGCACTATCACCATCACGGCTGGAACTGACGGCATTCAGGCAGAGACCGGCGTCCTCATCAGCGGCGGCACGATCGCGATCTCATCGGGCGGGGGCAGCACCAACAGCAGCAGCGGAACCACCCCGGGCAGATGGGAGGGGGGAACCACTGCCGATGAGGGCGACACCTCCAGCAGCGCGAAGGGCATAAAAGCCGGTGTCGCCGTTACCATCACGGGCGGCACGATCACGGTGGACTCTTCCGACGACGCGGTTCATTCAAACGGCAGCATCACAATCAGCGGCGGAACGATTGTTCTGGCCTCGGGAGACGACGGCATGCACGCGGACGCTTCCCTGGAAATAAACGGCGGAGACCTTCGCATCACAAAATGCTACGAGGGCCTTGAGAGCGCGGTCATCACCATCAATGGCGGAACGATCAGGATCGTCGCACGCGATGACGGCATAAACGTCGCGGGGGGCAACGACGGCTCCTCAACAAACGGCCGGCCCGGACAGAACACCTTTGAAGCCTCAGGCACCTATCACCTGTACATCAACGGCGGATATGTTGTCATCGATGCCACGGGCGACGGCCTCGATTCAAACGGTTCCATCGATATGACCGGCGGGAGGGTCATCGTCAACGGCCCCACAAACAGCGGCAACGGCGCCCTCGATTATAACGGCGCCTTCAAAATGACCGGCGGGTTCCTCGTTGCAGCAGGCAGCGCGGGTATGGCGCAGGCACCGGATACGTCGTCCACCCGGTATTCGGTGATGGTGACATATTCATCGGTACAGGCGGCGGGGACGATGGTTCACATCGAGTCGGCAGACGGCGAAGACATTCTCACCTTCGCACCGGCAAAGGCCTACCAGTCGGTGGTGGTGTGCTCGCCCGACCTGAAAGAGGGCTCAACCTATGGGGTGTACTCGGGCGGCAGTTCGACCGGCACGGTCGCCGACGGCCTGTACGCGGGGGGAACCTACACCGCCGGCACTCAGGTGACCGGGGTGACGATCTCGGGCATCGTCTCCTATGCGGGCTCCTCCAGAGCCGCTCAGCCCGGTGGCAGGTCCCCGGGCGGCATGCCGCAGTGA
- a CDS encoding potassium channel family protein, protein MYIIIVGLGGIGRNLAAISAEHGDSVVVIDQDESKCNDILDHYDVLAITGDSTDSSVLDDAGIDRAQSLVATTSDDAVNLMTCWLAKRYNVTNVVSIVNQKQHSAFFKEVGVKISENPDELVATRLYYWAENPNLQQLASIPGGTIFEFVAEDGAPFIDHEIRELEVKNFVFIAIRRAGGELIIPSGNVRIRPGDTITVFTKKEAERECLDILNRQLKKAED, encoded by the coding sequence ATGTACATCATCATCGTTGGCCTCGGCGGGATCGGGAGAAACCTGGCGGCGATCTCGGCGGAACATGGCGATAGCGTCGTTGTCATCGATCAGGACGAGTCGAAGTGCAACGATATCCTCGACCACTACGACGTGCTTGCGATCACCGGGGACTCCACCGACAGTTCGGTGCTGGACGACGCCGGCATCGACCGGGCCCAGAGCCTTGTTGCGACGACGAGCGACGATGCGGTGAACCTGATGACCTGCTGGCTCGCAAAGCGCTACAACGTCACGAACGTCGTCTCCATCGTGAACCAGAAGCAGCACTCCGCATTTTTCAAGGAGGTCGGGGTGAAGATCAGCGAGAACCCCGACGAGCTCGTGGCGACCCGTCTCTATTACTGGGCCGAGAACCCGAACCTGCAGCAGCTCGCCTCGATCCCCGGCGGGACGATCTTCGAGTTCGTGGCCGAGGACGGGGCGCCCTTCATCGACCACGAGATCAGGGAACTCGAGGTGAAAAACTTCGTTTTCATCGCCATCCGCCGTGCCGGCGGCGAACTGATCATCCCGAGCGGGAACGTGAGGATCCGGCCGGGCGACACGATCACGGTTTTCACGAAGAAAGAGGCCGAACGCGAGTGCCTTGATATCCTGAACCGGCAGCTGAAAAAAGCTGAGGACTAA
- the rnhB gene encoding ribonuclease HII — translation MICGVDEAGKGAVLGPMVVGGVGCEEMGDLPPGVKDSKALTPKRRATLYDEITGSFPWTVIEVSAAEIDHLREEMSMNTIVARAHAGVIAALAPQTAYVDACDVNEERYAATVTALGSPCPVIARHHADALFPVVSAASIVAKVSRDRRIIELQEAFGAIGSGYPSDTVTIAYLREQIRADGVPPVFARRSWKTVEEMMKDRRQRSLGDFFA, via the coding sequence ATGATCTGCGGGGTCGACGAAGCGGGAAAAGGGGCGGTGCTCGGGCCGATGGTCGTGGGAGGGGTCGGGTGCGAGGAGATGGGCGACCTGCCGCCCGGCGTGAAGGACTCCAAGGCCCTCACGCCGAAACGCCGGGCGACGCTGTACGACGAGATCACCGGTTCGTTCCCCTGGACCGTGATCGAGGTTTCGGCCGCGGAGATCGACCATCTCAGAGAGGAGATGAGCATGAACACAATCGTGGCGCGGGCGCACGCCGGGGTGATCGCCGCCCTCGCCCCGCAGACCGCCTATGTCGATGCCTGCGACGTCAACGAAGAGCGCTACGCCGCCACGGTCACCGCCCTCGGATCGCCGTGCCCGGTCATTGCCCGACACCACGCCGACGCCCTCTTCCCGGTCGTCAGCGCCGCCTCTATCGTCGCCAAGGTGAGCCGCGACCGGCGGATCATAGAACTTCAGGAAGCGTTCGGCGCGATCGGGAGCGGTTATCCCTCCGACACCGTCACCATCGCCTATCTGAGGGAACAGATCAGGGCCGACGGCGTGCCGCCGGTCTTCGCCCGGAGGAGCTGGAAGACGGTGGAGGAGATGATGAAGGACCGCCGCCAGCGAAGCCTCGGGGACTTTTTTGCCTGA
- a CDS encoding site-2 protease family protein: protein MDWTLIVAFLIVTYILAVAYVRKTGRFGDHIGFYGPIMMIRTTKVRIFDVFVPYSRVLRAYGTFGVVMVVIAAVLMTLLLVLSFRLTLLVQPEPTGIYKPQNILLLPGINEYVPSTFAVWFAFFLTLAIHEFGHGVLCRIEHIRVKSAGLLYAVIPIGAFVEPDEEDAEKVRGLPKARMLGAGITNNIVVGVVCFALFIGAVGMATPLALPAIYGVYEGGPANAAGVPTQSVITEVNGIDVATRQDVSALLNATEPGDQISLTVEKDGAISSYPVTLAEWPEEITNVSGPRDSGYMGIYYYDAGAVQETVGQMFSPIGFLRFVTIPFDMSIGGQQLKVLAFATPATAYFEEPFPLFWGIVHLLFWSAWININVGIFNAIPMVPLDGGYILKEGVDRVLEPRGLGRYGQTIVFVVSWLLLSMMIGLIALPYLLHL from the coding sequence ATGGACTGGACACTGATCGTTGCATTTCTCATCGTGACCTACATACTCGCCGTCGCATATGTACGGAAGACCGGGCGTTTTGGGGACCATATCGGATTTTACGGCCCCATCATGATGATCCGCACAACAAAGGTGCGGATTTTCGACGTCTTTGTACCCTATTCACGAGTATTGCGGGCATACGGCACCTTCGGCGTCGTGATGGTGGTTATCGCCGCCGTGCTGATGACGCTGCTGCTCGTCCTCTCCTTCAGGCTCACGCTCCTCGTCCAGCCCGAGCCCACCGGGATCTACAAACCCCAGAATATCCTCCTCCTCCCCGGCATCAACGAGTACGTCCCCTCCACCTTCGCCGTCTGGTTCGCTTTCTTCCTCACCCTTGCGATCCACGAGTTCGGCCATGGGGTGCTCTGCAGGATCGAGCATATCCGGGTGAAAAGCGCCGGTCTCCTCTATGCGGTGATCCCGATCGGTGCCTTCGTCGAACCCGACGAGGAGGACGCAGAGAAGGTCCGCGGCCTCCCCAAGGCGCGAATGCTCGGCGCCGGGATCACGAACAACATCGTCGTCGGGGTCGTCTGTTTCGCTCTCTTCATCGGGGCCGTGGGGATGGCGACGCCCCTGGCTCTCCCGGCGATCTACGGCGTCTACGAAGGGGGCCCAGCAAATGCCGCCGGGGTACCGACGCAGAGCGTGATCACGGAGGTGAACGGGATCGACGTCGCCACGCGTCAGGACGTGAGCGCCCTCCTCAACGCCACAGAGCCCGGCGATCAAATCAGCCTCACCGTCGAGAAAGACGGCGCCATCTCCTCCTACCCCGTCACCCTGGCCGAATGGCCCGAAGAGATCACCAACGTCTCCGGGCCGCGGGACTCAGGCTATATGGGTATCTACTACTATGACGCCGGGGCCGTGCAGGAGACGGTCGGCCAGATGTTCTCACCGATAGGCTTTCTGCGCTTCGTGACCATTCCCTTCGACATGTCCATCGGCGGTCAGCAACTCAAGGTGCTCGCCTTCGCCACGCCGGCGACCGCATACTTCGAGGAGCCCTTCCCCCTCTTCTGGGGGATCGTCCACCTTCTCTTCTGGTCGGCCTGGATCAACATCAACGTGGGGATCTTCAACGCGATCCCGATGGTGCCGCTCGACGGCGGCTATATCCTTAAGGAAGGGGTGGACCGCGTGCTCGAGCCGCGGGGGCTCGGGCGCTATGGTCAGACGATCGTCTTTGTGGTCTCGTGGCTCCTCCTCTCGATGATGATCGGGCTTATTGCATTGCCCTATCTTCTTCACCTCTAA
- a CDS encoding copper-translocating P-type ATPase — MLEDFRKRFIISILLTVPILILSPSIQSFFGFSFVFAGSELALLALATTIYAYGGYPFLKGIVQEFRSRLPGMMTLIAVAITVAYVFSAAIVLGMVSGKPFFWELATLIDIMLLGHWIEMRSVLGASRALEELVKIMPSEAHLMKESGETEDVSIETLKLGDLVLIRPGEKIPVDGVVIEGTSSLNESMLTGESKPVSRKPGDTVTGGSINGEGSLVAEVKKTGKDTYLNQVIDLVQKAQESKSRAQDLANRAALLLTVIALSVGAITFIAWYLLGPSLDFAVERAATVMVIACPHALGLAVPLVVAVSTALAAQSGLLIRNRQAFEGARNLQAIVFDKTGTLTRGVFGVTDILAFGDVSEEEILRRAASLEENSEHPIARGIVQSAGERDISLSQPQEFRAISGKGVEGRVDGILTRVVSPGYLKEEDITVVDSRVEKTLSQGKTVVFVLQDRTVLGALALADIVREESRDAISHLKEMGVRCMMLTGDNQFVAKWVAEEIGLDDYFAEVLPHEKAEKIKEVQKQYRVAMVGDGINDAPALVQADVGIAIGAGTDVAVESADIVLVRSDPRDVVDIIVLSKKTYSKMVQNLLWATGYNTFAIPLAAGVAIGYGIILTPTIGAALMSASTVIVAINARMLRMN; from the coding sequence ATGCTCGAGGATTTCCGGAAACGCTTTATCATCTCGATCCTCCTCACGGTGCCGATCCTGATCCTTTCCCCCTCTATCCAGTCGTTTTTCGGATTTTCCTTTGTTTTTGCCGGATCAGAACTGGCACTCCTGGCCCTTGCAACCACAATATACGCGTACGGTGGCTACCCGTTCCTGAAAGGGATCGTGCAGGAGTTCCGCTCCCGGCTCCCGGGCATGATGACCCTCATTGCGGTGGCCATCACCGTCGCCTATGTGTTCAGTGCAGCAATTGTCCTCGGCATGGTTTCCGGCAAACCGTTCTTCTGGGAACTTGCCACCCTGATAGACATCATGCTGCTCGGTCACTGGATCGAGATGCGATCGGTCCTCGGTGCCTCCCGCGCTCTTGAGGAGCTGGTGAAGATCATGCCCTCGGAAGCCCATCTGATGAAAGAAAGCGGTGAGACTGAGGATGTGAGTATCGAAACCCTCAAACTCGGAGACCTTGTGCTGATAAGACCCGGTGAGAAAATTCCAGTCGACGGAGTGGTCATCGAAGGGACATCAAGCCTGAATGAGTCGATGCTCACCGGCGAGTCAAAGCCAGTCTCCAGAAAACCCGGCGATACCGTCACCGGCGGATCCATCAACGGCGAGGGATCTCTTGTTGCCGAGGTGAAGAAGACCGGGAAAGACACCTATCTGAACCAGGTGATCGATCTCGTCCAGAAGGCCCAAGAGAGCAAGTCCCGTGCACAGGACCTCGCGAACCGGGCAGCACTCCTTCTTACCGTCATCGCCCTCTCTGTCGGGGCGATCACCTTCATCGCCTGGTACCTCCTCGGCCCGAGCCTCGACTTTGCGGTGGAACGTGCAGCGACGGTCATGGTCATCGCATGCCCCCATGCCCTCGGCCTTGCCGTCCCCCTCGTCGTTGCGGTCTCAACCGCACTGGCAGCACAGTCAGGGCTTCTCATCCGAAACCGCCAGGCGTTCGAGGGGGCAAGAAACCTGCAGGCAATAGTCTTTGACAAGACCGGCACTCTCACCCGTGGCGTGTTTGGTGTGACGGATATCCTCGCGTTCGGGGATGTGAGTGAGGAGGAGATCCTCAGGAGGGCTGCATCGCTCGAAGAGAACTCTGAACATCCCATTGCAAGAGGAATTGTGCAGAGTGCAGGCGAGCGAGATATCAGCCTCAGCCAGCCTCAAGAGTTCCGGGCGATATCAGGAAAAGGTGTTGAAGGCCGTGTCGACGGTATTCTCACACGGGTCGTGAGTCCGGGCTACCTGAAAGAAGAGGACATCACTGTCGTGGACTCCAGGGTGGAAAAGACTCTTTCCCAGGGAAAAACGGTCGTTTTTGTTCTTCAGGACCGGACGGTCCTTGGTGCACTCGCCCTGGCCGATATCGTCAGGGAAGAGTCACGGGACGCCATCTCCCACCTGAAGGAGATGGGTGTCAGATGCATGATGCTCACCGGTGACAACCAATTCGTGGCGAAATGGGTTGCTGAAGAGATCGGCCTTGACGACTATTTTGCCGAAGTCCTGCCGCATGAGAAAGCTGAAAAGATCAAGGAAGTCCAGAAACAGTACCGGGTCGCCATGGTCGGAGACGGGATCAACGACGCCCCGGCCCTTGTCCAGGCTGACGTGGGGATTGCCATAGGGGCAGGAACGGACGTGGCGGTGGAGAGTGCCGATATCGTGCTCGTCCGGAGTGACCCGAGGGACGTGGTGGACATAATCGTACTTTCGAAGAAGACTTACTCCAAGATGGTCCAGAACCTGCTCTGGGCCACCGGTTACAACACCTTTGCCATCCCGCTGGCAGCAGGTGTCGCCATCGGGTACGGGATCATCCTCACGCCCACAATAGGGGCCGCCCTGATGAGCGCCAGTACGGTTATCGTCGCTATTAATGCCAGGATGCTTCGTATGAACTGA
- a CDS encoding type 1 glutamine amidotransferase family protein has translation MAAICGGTLFLARHGFLDTVRHTSCGPGWLKQNAPAYRGEAYYVPAPSVADGGIITANPFGFVEFAADIIRTLDVFLPGFLEFWVRTIKTGYLNVDAVDPTAGTMKE, from the coding sequence GTGGCGGCGATCTGTGGGGGGACGCTGTTTCTCGCGCGGCACGGCTTTCTTGACACCGTCCGCCACACCAGCTGCGGCCCCGGGTGGCTGAAACAGAACGCTCCCGCCTATCGCGGGGAGGCGTATTATGTCCCTGCGCCCAGCGTCGCCGACGGCGGCATCATCACGGCGAACCCCTTCGGTTTCGTGGAGTTTGCCGCCGATATCATACGGACACTGGATGTATTTTTGCCCGGGTTTCTGGAGTTCTGGGTGCGTACCATCAAGACCGGCTACCTGAATGTCGATGCGGTCGATCCGACGGCAGGAACGATGAAGGAGTGA
- a CDS encoding type 1 glutamine amidotransferase family protein: MTNTVYLFACLSFADWELPLAVSMISDTNRNFPKNRSYRVVTFGLSKEPVMSLGGMRVLPDTDVASVDLADAAMVILPGSSFYETKDPGGAGLPGRRVRTAADPGGGDLWGDAVSRAARLS, translated from the coding sequence ATGACAAATACCGTCTATCTCTTTGCATGCCTCTCTTTTGCCGACTGGGAGCTCCCGCTCGCGGTCTCGATGATCTCGGATACGAACAGGAATTTCCCGAAGAACAGGAGTTACCGGGTGGTCACCTTCGGGCTTTCAAAAGAGCCGGTCATGTCGCTTGGTGGCATGAGGGTGCTTCCCGACACGGACGTCGCCAGCGTCGATCTCGCGGATGCGGCGATGGTGATCCTCCCCGGCTCCTCGTTCTACGAGACGAAAGATCCGGGCGGAGCTGGCCTCCCTGGTCGGCGAGTGCGTACGGCAGCGGATCCCGGTGGCGGCGATCTGTGGGGGGACGCTGTTTCTCGCGCGGCACGGCTTTCTTGA
- a CDS encoding SPFH domain-containing protein — translation MVLAEILNNLITIFLILVIIFIMSRGVVIIQPYQQGLQIRLGKYIGRLNPGFRWVIPLITTVEKLDLRTTVMDVPSQEVITKDNSPTNVDAIVYTRVIDPEKAFFEVSNYRMATVALAQTSLRGIIGDMELDEVLYNRELINTKLRDILDRETDQWGVKVERVEIKEVDPVGAVKNAMTEQTAAERERRAAILRAEGDKRSAILRAEGNRQSIILEAEGERQSKILRAEGERLSRILQAQGQAQGLRILSLGSQPLDKKSITVLSLDALRQMADGQATKIIFPFELTSLIKQSARFLGATEEMPEEEGVEAAGALDEAIIGTIPKPEEVERLLKQLAKEVESGETIEELKTGAVGKAP, via the coding sequence ATGGTGTTAGCCGAGATTCTCAATAACCTGATCACGATCTTTCTGATCCTGGTGATCATCTTCATTATGTCCCGGGGTGTCGTGATCATCCAGCCCTACCAGCAGGGCCTGCAGATACGCCTCGGAAAATATATCGGACGGCTGAACCCGGGTTTTCGGTGGGTGATACCCCTGATCACCACCGTCGAAAAACTCGATCTACGGACGACGGTGATGGACGTGCCCTCGCAGGAGGTGATCACGAAAGACAACTCGCCGACGAATGTCGACGCGATCGTCTATACTCGTGTCATCGACCCGGAAAAGGCCTTTTTCGAGGTCTCGAACTACCGGATGGCGACGGTCGCCCTCGCCCAGACGTCCCTGCGCGGCATCATCGGCGACATGGAGCTCGACGAGGTGCTCTACAACCGGGAGTTGATCAACACCAAACTGAGGGACATCCTGGACCGGGAGACCGACCAGTGGGGCGTGAAGGTCGAGCGCGTGGAGATCAAGGAGGTCGACCCGGTCGGTGCGGTGAAGAACGCGATGACCGAGCAGACTGCTGCGGAGCGTGAACGGCGTGCGGCGATCCTGCGGGCCGAGGGCGACAAGCGGTCCGCGATCCTGCGGGCCGAGGGGAACCGGCAGAGCATCATCCTCGAAGCGGAGGGCGAGCGGCAGAGCAAGATTCTCCGTGCCGAGGGCGAGCGCCTCTCCAGGATCCTGCAGGCGCAGGGGCAGGCACAGGGGCTGCGCATCCTCTCCCTGGGCTCTCAACCTCTGGACAAAAAATCGATCACCGTCCTCTCCCTGGATGCCCTGCGGCAGATGGCCGACGGGCAGGCGACGAAGATCATCTTCCCGTTTGAATTGACGAGCCTTATAAAACAGAGCGCACGGTTCCTCGGGGCGACCGAGGAGATGCCCGAAGAGGAGGGCGTCGAGGCCGCGGGCGCCCTTGACGAGGCGATTATCGGCACGATCCCGAAGCCAGAGGAGGTCGAGCGCCTTCTCAAGCAGCTCGCAAAAGAGGTCGAGAGTGGTGAGACGATCGAGGAGTTGAAGACCGGGGCGGTCGGCAAGGCCCCGTGA
- a CDS encoding NfeD family protein yields the protein MELLGISIGWILIVLGALFLLIETFNPGFFIAVPGTVMIILGVLFVMGFDVFGSTLGVAVGVATALAAAAVTVWLYARITPDERPTTISRDSIVGHGGRVVREVVPENISGKVAIGGVEWSARSVAGVLPAGTEVVVVRSEGVHVIVEEVR from the coding sequence ATGGAACTGCTGGGCATCTCCATCGGCTGGATCCTGATCGTGCTCGGGGCGCTCTTTCTCCTGATCGAGACCTTCAACCCTGGTTTTTTCATTGCTGTTCCCGGGACGGTGATGATCATTCTGGGTGTGCTCTTCGTGATGGGTTTCGACGTCTTTGGTTCGACCCTCGGTGTTGCCGTGGGTGTGGCGACCGCCCTCGCAGCGGCCGCCGTAACCGTCTGGCTCTATGCCAGGATCACGCCTGACGAGCGGCCGACAACGATCAGCCGGGACTCGATCGTCGGTCATGGTGGGCGGGTGGTCAGGGAGGTTGTCCCGGAAAACATCTCCGGCAAGGTGGCGATCGGTGGCGTCGAGTGGTCGGCGCGTTCTGTCGCGGGTGTCCTCCCGGCAGGGACAGAGGTGGTGGTCGTGCGCTCGGAAGGGGTGCACGTCATCGTCGAGGAGGTACGATAA
- a CDS encoding tetratricopeptide repeat protein: protein MVHIPPQKRYALGWYNEGVTHLSMHEYEESLSFFDRALRAVPDHPDFLVGKGEVLMAVGDYYEAYQLFIQAATSEPENIRALVMLGNALLKLDRPEPADEAFLAALTLNRYEGEAWLGHGIACHLLGKDEDARKAFQKALNMSPNQPELMYYLAKTSSTDNEAIEYLIRGCRLDPENIDLLTEMAERLIRLGRYREAALFCTKAEKRCPGNTRIEALIGRCMDAMIQGAGVTP from the coding sequence ATGGTACACATCCCCCCTCAGAAGAGGTATGCACTCGGCTGGTACAACGAAGGGGTGACCCACCTCTCGATGCATGAATACGAGGAATCCCTCTCCTTCTTTGATCGAGCCCTCCGGGCCGTCCCAGACCACCCGGACTTCCTTGTCGGCAAGGGCGAGGTGCTGATGGCAGTGGGGGATTATTATGAGGCGTACCAGCTCTTTATCCAGGCGGCGACGAGCGAACCTGAGAACATCAGGGCGCTTGTCATGCTCGGCAACGCTCTTCTCAAACTTGACAGACCCGAACCTGCAGACGAAGCATTTCTCGCAGCCCTCACTCTCAATCGGTATGAAGGCGAGGCATGGCTCGGCCACGGCATCGCCTGCCATCTCCTCGGGAAGGATGAGGACGCCAGAAAAGCATTTCAAAAAGCCCTCAACATGAGCCCAAATCAGCCGGAACTGATGTATTACCTCGCAAAAACCTCCAGCACCGACAACGAGGCGATCGAGTACCTGATCCGGGGGTGCCGGCTCGACCCGGAGAATATCGACCTGCTCACCGAAATGGCCGAACGGTTGATCAGGCTGGGAAGATACCGTGAGGCGGCCCTCTTCTGTACTAAGGCCGAGAAACGCTGCCCTGGCAATACCCGCATCGAGGCGTTGATTGGACGGTGCATGGATGCGATGATACAGGGCGCGGGCGTCACTCCCTGA